The Peribacillus sp. FSL E2-0218 genome contains a region encoding:
- a CDS encoding YfhE family protein: MSKKHEKEKSNLTSTQAILYAREFKNADRAGGFNEKRSRR; this comes from the coding sequence ATGTCCAAAAAACACGAAAAAGAAAAAAGTAACTTAACGAGCACCCAAGCCATTCTATATGCACGGGAATTTAAAAATGCAGATCGTGCCGGCGGCTTTAATGAGAAAAGATCACGCCGATAA
- a CDS encoding YfhD family protein, translated as MGRNNIHHNRDKNKQKLPQVPKNLKSDGLDVEYSSELADQEDIKAQARAKEADRRAHNRR; from the coding sequence ATGGGACGCAATAACATACATCATAATCGAGACAAAAATAAGCAAAAATTGCCGCAAGTTCCTAAAAACCTGAAAAGTGACGGACTTGACGTTGAATACTCTTCCGAACTGGCTGACCAGGAAGACATCAAAGCGCAAGCACGAGCAAAGGAAGCGGATCGTCGAGCTCATAATCGCCGCTGA
- a CDS encoding acyl-CoA dehydrogenase family protein, translating to MKHPYLNEEHEIFRKSFRKFLEKEAIPNYERWEEERIIPRSFWMKMGEHGFLCPDLGEEFGGSGGDWGFAVIINEELERVGSGFIGFGLHSDITVPYITAYGNEWQKQRWLPKCTTGEIITAIAMTEPGTGSDLANIKTTAILDGNHYILNGQKTFITNGIHSDLVIVACKTDPNAVPKHKGVSLVVVERDTPGFSRGRKLKKLGLHSQDTAELIFEDCRVPKENLLGEEGKGFTYLMEKLQQERLVVAICAQTASEDMLDDTIEYVKSREAFGKSVSQFQNTQFKIAEMATEIKMGRAFLDQLISNHMAGEQVVTEVSMAKWRLTETARKISIECMQLHGGYGYMEEYKIARRYRDIPVASIYAGTNEIMKKIIAKNLGL from the coding sequence ATGAAACATCCATATTTGAATGAAGAGCATGAGATTTTTCGAAAATCATTCCGAAAGTTTTTAGAAAAAGAAGCGATCCCAAACTATGAGCGCTGGGAGGAAGAACGAATCATTCCTCGGTCATTTTGGATGAAAATGGGTGAGCATGGCTTTTTATGTCCCGACCTTGGAGAAGAGTTTGGGGGTTCCGGGGGGGATTGGGGATTTGCGGTCATAATTAATGAAGAACTCGAAAGGGTTGGTTCTGGTTTCATTGGTTTCGGGCTTCACAGTGACATTACTGTTCCGTATATCACTGCCTATGGGAATGAATGGCAGAAGCAGCGCTGGCTTCCAAAATGTACAACAGGGGAAATCATTACGGCCATTGCCATGACGGAACCTGGAACAGGCTCTGACTTGGCCAATATCAAAACGACGGCGATTTTGGATGGAAATCATTACATTTTGAACGGGCAAAAGACATTCATCACAAATGGCATTCATTCGGATCTCGTCATCGTGGCATGCAAAACGGATCCCAATGCGGTTCCGAAGCACAAAGGCGTAAGCTTGGTCGTGGTGGAAAGGGATACACCAGGTTTTTCAAGAGGGAGAAAACTGAAGAAGCTTGGTTTGCACAGTCAGGATACAGCTGAACTTATTTTTGAGGATTGCCGGGTGCCGAAAGAAAATCTGCTTGGTGAAGAAGGCAAGGGTTTTACATATTTAATGGAAAAATTGCAGCAGGAACGCCTTGTCGTAGCCATTTGTGCCCAAACGGCATCAGAGGATATGCTTGACGATACGATTGAATATGTAAAAAGCAGGGAAGCATTCGGAAAATCCGTAAGCCAATTTCAAAATACTCAATTTAAGATTGCCGAAATGGCAACTGAAATTAAAATGGGCCGTGCTTTCCTTGATCAATTGATCTCCAACCATATGGCGGGGGAACAGGTCGTCACAGAGGTGTCGATGGCAAAATGGCGCTTGACCGAGACCGCCAGAAAAATATCCATTGAATGCATGCAGCTTCACGGCGGCTATGGATATATGGAGGAGTACAAGATTGCCAGAAGGTACAGGGACATTCCAGTGGCTAGCATCTATGCGGGAACAAATGAAATCATGAAGAAAATCATCGCTAAAAATCTTGGCCTTTAA
- a CDS encoding AI-2E family transporter, which translates to MVKEYLQSEGFSRLITLLVLVLFLVSIGSMVNIVLFTFVFTFLMGRLEQFIMIRLNKVMYINSKVVISFLYVVVVSCLAIVLYKYLPVITLQFTELVTQIVFFFQHPPDSRVIQYAIDIMNELESPLDLQKQMNTLYLYISDFGKLAFQIFISMLLSLFFLLEKDKIIRFTSKFKRAKFKSFFINLGHFGVKFVNSFGKVIEVQFLIAITNAVLSVTFLWILGFPQLLGLGIMIFFLGLIPVAGVIISLVPLSMIAYSIGGMPKVIAVLIMIVVIHAIESYILNPKFMSAKTNLPTFFTFIILLFSEHFLGIWGLIIGIPIFIFLLDMLDIEEVKEQAP; encoded by the coding sequence GTGGTAAAAGAGTATTTACAAAGTGAAGGTTTTTCTAGGTTAATTACATTATTAGTGTTGGTCCTCTTTTTAGTAAGCATCGGAAGTATGGTTAATATTGTCTTATTTACATTTGTTTTCACCTTTCTTATGGGGAGGCTGGAGCAATTTATCATGATTCGGCTTAATAAAGTGATGTATATCAACTCTAAAGTTGTTATAAGTTTTTTATATGTCGTTGTCGTATCCTGTTTAGCCATCGTTCTTTACAAATATTTACCGGTCATCACGCTCCAATTCACGGAATTAGTCACGCAGATCGTCTTCTTCTTTCAACATCCACCAGATAGTAGGGTCATTCAATACGCCATAGATATAATGAACGAGCTTGAGTCGCCGCTCGATCTTCAAAAACAGATGAATACACTCTATCTTTATATATCCGATTTCGGTAAACTCGCATTTCAGATTTTCATTTCCATGTTGCTTAGCCTCTTTTTCTTATTGGAAAAAGATAAAATCATCCGCTTCACTTCTAAATTCAAGCGGGCCAAATTTAAATCGTTCTTCATAAACTTGGGGCACTTCGGCGTTAAATTCGTTAATTCATTCGGAAAAGTAATTGAGGTACAGTTCTTGATAGCCATTACGAATGCAGTGCTATCAGTAACATTCTTATGGATCCTTGGCTTTCCGCAGTTGCTCGGTCTAGGAATCATGATATTCTTTCTCGGTTTGATTCCGGTAGCAGGGGTCATCATTTCCCTCGTCCCTCTTAGCATGATTGCCTATAGCATCGGAGGCATGCCAAAAGTGATTGCGGTGCTGATCATGATCGTTGTGATCCATGCGATTGAAAGCTATATTTTGAACCCGAAATTCATGTCGGCAAAGACGAATCTCCCAACATTTTTCACGTTCATCATCTTGTTGTTTTCCGAGCATTTCCTTGGGATATGGGGCTTGATCATCGGGATACCGATTTTCATCTTCCTGTTGGATATGCTGGATATAGAAGAGGTGAAAGAGCAAGCACCATAA
- a CDS encoding amino acid ABC transporter ATP-binding protein, with protein sequence MIKIENLKKSFGENEVLKNVNAIVSPQEVVVVIGPSGSGKSTFLRCINQLETITAGHILIEGLDTTDKKVNINKVRTEVGMVFQHFNLFPHKTVIENIMLAPLKVRKVSKEQAAQRGMDLLKKVGLAEKANAYPDSLSGGQKQRVAIARALAMEPKIMLFDEPTSALDPEMVGEVLEVMKQLAKEGMTMVVVTHEMGFAKEVGDRVIFMDEGYIIEENIPSEIFNHPQQERTRAFLSKVL encoded by the coding sequence ATGATCAAAATCGAGAATCTTAAGAAATCCTTCGGGGAGAATGAAGTATTGAAAAATGTCAATGCAATCGTTTCCCCACAGGAAGTGGTTGTGGTAATCGGGCCTTCCGGATCGGGTAAATCAACTTTTCTCCGGTGTATCAATCAATTGGAAACGATTACGGCAGGACATATTTTGATCGAAGGTCTGGATACGACGGACAAGAAGGTCAATATCAATAAAGTCCGAACTGAAGTTGGCATGGTCTTTCAGCATTTCAACTTATTTCCACATAAGACGGTCATTGAGAACATCATGCTCGCACCTTTAAAGGTACGCAAGGTTTCGAAAGAACAGGCAGCGCAAAGAGGGATGGACCTGCTTAAGAAAGTGGGTCTTGCCGAAAAGGCAAATGCGTATCCGGATTCATTATCGGGGGGACAAAAGCAGCGTGTGGCCATTGCCAGGGCGCTGGCAATGGAGCCAAAAATCATGTTATTCGACGAGCCGACCTCGGCTCTTGATCCCGAAATGGTCGGTGAAGTGCTTGAGGTAATGAAGCAGCTGGCAAAGGAAGGGATGACGATGGTGGTCGTGACCCATGAAATGGGATTCGCAAAAGAAGTTGGTGATCGGGTGATCTTCATGGATGAAGGATATATCATTGAAGAAAACATCCCCAGCGAGATTTTTAATCATCCGCAGCAGGAGCGAACTAGAGCCTTTCTAAGCAAGGTGCTCTAA
- a CDS encoding basic amino acid ABC transporter substrate-binding protein, which yields MLKKVSFLMFTMLSLLLILAGCGKDKEVSTTGKEEGSEGKTLRIVTDANYAPFEFLEGDKVVGFDVDFITAVAKEAGYEPKVESIGWDPIFVEIEEKRADVAVSAITVNDKRKQTYDFSVPYFLSTNKILVPEKSNIKSGSELKGKVIAVQTGTTGQAAVEKLIGENNKNIKKFENNNLAIQELLQGGAAAVVADNTVVEEYVKNNPDQKLKVVEDSKAFKEEFYGLMFPKGSELKPEFDKAVNAVYENGKYAEIYKEWFGTDPDMETLKAQQ from the coding sequence ATGTTGAAGAAGGTTTCTTTTTTAATGTTTACCATGTTATCTTTGTTACTCATCTTGGCGGGATGCGGCAAGGATAAAGAGGTTTCGACAACGGGTAAGGAAGAAGGGTCAGAAGGGAAAACACTCAGGATCGTGACGGACGCCAATTATGCTCCATTTGAATTCCTTGAAGGCGATAAGGTTGTAGGATTCGATGTTGATTTCATCACTGCCGTGGCTAAAGAAGCTGGTTATGAACCTAAAGTGGAAAGTATAGGCTGGGATCCGATTTTCGTTGAAATCGAAGAGAAAAGGGCGGATGTCGCAGTTTCTGCCATTACAGTAAATGACAAAAGAAAACAAACGTATGATTTTTCCGTTCCATATTTCTTATCAACAAACAAGATTCTCGTTCCAGAGAAAAGTAATATAAAGTCCGGCAGTGAGCTGAAAGGTAAGGTCATTGCCGTACAGACCGGTACAACTGGTCAGGCGGCAGTGGAGAAGCTCATTGGGGAAAATAATAAGAATATCAAGAAATTCGAAAATAATAACCTGGCAATCCAGGAACTGTTACAAGGGGGAGCGGCAGCGGTCGTAGCTGATAATACGGTCGTTGAGGAATATGTGAAAAATAACCCCGATCAGAAACTGAAAGTCGTCGAAGATAGCAAAGCCTTCAAAGAGGAATTCTACGGCCTTATGTTTCCAAAAGGCAGTGAATTGAAACCGGAGTTCGATAAAGCGGTAAATGCCGTTTATGAAAACGGAAAATATGCAGAGATATATAAAGAATGGTTTGGTACCGATCCAGATATGGAAACATTGAAAGCACAACAATAA
- a CDS encoding amino acid ABC transporter permease, with product MSFRWDIIFEYAPFLLKGTLLTIGLSVSSILIGTFLGLLIGLGKIMQNKALAFPFYCYVTVFRGTPLLVQIFLIHFGIVPLFTGETNAVAAGVIALSLNAAAYIAEIFRAGIQSIDKGQLEGSRSLGMTHTQTMVHVILPQAFKRMIPPLGNEFIVLLKDSSLLCVIAAPELMYWGKAMGSQYFKVWEPYLACAFIYLFLTLILSFVLNRLERRLKTG from the coding sequence ATGAGTTTTCGCTGGGATATTATTTTTGAATATGCTCCTTTCTTATTGAAAGGTACATTACTTACTATTGGGCTGTCGGTTTCATCCATCCTGATCGGAACTTTTTTAGGTTTATTGATCGGACTAGGAAAAATCATGCAAAACAAAGCGCTTGCATTCCCATTTTACTGTTATGTCACGGTTTTTCGTGGGACCCCGCTTTTAGTGCAAATCTTTTTGATTCATTTCGGCATCGTGCCCTTATTTACTGGGGAAACGAATGCTGTAGCCGCCGGTGTCATTGCTTTATCTTTAAATGCAGCGGCATATATCGCGGAAATATTCCGTGCGGGCATTCAATCCATCGATAAAGGGCAATTGGAGGGATCCCGTTCCTTGGGAATGACCCATACCCAAACGATGGTCCATGTTATATTGCCCCAAGCCTTCAAAAGGATGATCCCGCCGCTCGGCAATGAGTTCATCGTGTTATTAAAGGATTCCTCCTTATTATGTGTCATTGCAGCCCCAGAGTTAATGTATTGGGGAAAAGCGATGGGAAGCCAGTACTTTAAAGTGTGGGAGCCGTATCTGGCGTGTGCCTTCATTTATTTATTCCTGACCCTCATTTTAAGCTTCGTATTAAATAGACTCGAAAGAAGGTTGAAAACAGGATGA
- a CDS encoding 3-hydroxyacyl-CoA dehydrogenase has translation MDIQKTIAAVTGGASGLGAAAVRNIIKKGGKAVILDLSEVNGEKMEQELGNSVLFVKTDVTSEESVSRALEKGMERFGSINTVINCAGVAIARKVIGREGAHELEAFSKVVAINLVGTFNVIRLAAQKMVGNEPNQDGERGVIINTASVAAFEGQIGQAAYSASKGGVVGMTLPIARELATKGIRVVSIAPGLFHTPMFDSLPEEARVSLGKTVPFPSRLGYPDEYAKLTESIITNPMLNGETIRLDGAIRMSPR, from the coding sequence TTGGATATTCAAAAAACCATTGCAGCAGTGACAGGAGGAGCTTCAGGTCTCGGAGCGGCAGCTGTAAGAAATATCATTAAAAAAGGTGGAAAAGCGGTCATCCTCGATCTCTCGGAAGTAAATGGGGAAAAAATGGAGCAGGAATTGGGAAATTCAGTCCTGTTTGTCAAGACGGATGTAACGAGTGAAGAGAGTGTAAGCAGAGCGTTGGAAAAAGGCATGGAAAGATTCGGGAGCATTAATACGGTCATCAATTGTGCAGGCGTTGCGATAGCGCGGAAGGTCATCGGCAGAGAAGGCGCTCATGAATTGGAAGCGTTCTCAAAAGTGGTGGCTATCAATTTGGTCGGTACATTCAATGTGATCCGTCTGGCTGCCCAAAAAATGGTCGGAAATGAACCGAACCAAGACGGCGAACGCGGGGTGATTATCAATACTGCCTCGGTAGCTGCCTTTGAAGGGCAGATAGGACAAGCCGCCTATAGTGCCTCTAAAGGAGGAGTGGTTGGAATGACTTTGCCGATTGCCAGGGAGCTTGCCACAAAGGGGATCCGTGTCGTATCGATAGCACCGGGCTTGTTCCATACACCAATGTTCGACTCATTGCCTGAAGAAGCGAGGGTGTCCCTTGGAAAAACCGTGCCGTTTCCTTCGCGGCTGGGATATCCCGATGAGTATGCAAAACTTACGGAAAGCATCATAACGAATCCGATGCTGAATGGAGAAACGATTAGGCTGGATGGGGCCATCCGGATGTCGCCTAGGTAA
- a CDS encoding fatty acid--CoA ligase, with product MSVTIKNIFDQTVQKFPIKEAIYDVRRNIRYTYIQWNDQVNRLAAALQAEGVRKGDRVSTYLYNNEELATAFFACAKIGAIFNPINFRLMPEEVAFILNDAAPKVVLFERELESVVAAIEKRFPETGFWYIDDDVPGYAKGYRQKLACVSSQPAEVEVHEDDVYAIMYTSGTTGRPKGVIHLHKDMVKHAAILSEALHYERSDIGLITAPMFHCAELHCCFLPRVQVGAMNVILHQFNPKKVMELVESEGITKLFAAPTMWNMIIQENLAEYKFQSLKLGLYGAAPMAPSLVYACQEKLGIQFIQAYGMTEMGPAITFLMEDDQIRKAGSAGKPCPEHEIIIVRPNDDGPSEPEEVLEPGQTGEILVKGPCIMQGYFRKDAETEKALYKGWYHSGDIGYLDEDGYLWVKDRVDDMIISGGENVYPREVEDTLHGHPQVFDCAVLGQPNEKWGETVTAFIVAKGSGLTELDLENWCKESDALANYKRPRRYIFCEELPRNASGKIQKFLLRKQLENIANDKGLGNLHF from the coding sequence ATGTCAGTAACGATTAAAAATATCTTTGATCAGACCGTTCAGAAATTCCCCATTAAAGAGGCTATCTACGACGTGAGAAGAAATATCCGCTACACGTATATTCAGTGGAATGACCAGGTGAATCGGTTGGCGGCTGCCTTGCAGGCGGAAGGCGTTCGAAAAGGCGACAGAGTCTCCACGTACCTCTACAACAATGAAGAGCTTGCCACTGCCTTCTTTGCCTGCGCAAAAATCGGCGCCATCTTCAATCCAATCAACTTCCGCCTCATGCCGGAAGAAGTGGCCTTCATTTTAAATGATGCAGCACCAAAAGTCGTTTTATTCGAACGTGAATTGGAATCAGTGGTTGCGGCTATTGAAAAGCGATTCCCGGAAACGGGTTTCTGGTACATTGATGATGATGTGCCGGGGTATGCGAAAGGCTACCGCCAAAAATTGGCCTGCGTTTCATCTCAGCCGGCCGAAGTGGAGGTTCATGAGGATGATGTTTATGCCATCATGTATACGAGTGGGACGACGGGGCGTCCGAAAGGGGTCATTCACCTACATAAAGATATGGTCAAACATGCTGCGATTTTAAGCGAGGCCCTTCATTATGAACGATCCGATATAGGTTTGATCACTGCACCGATGTTTCATTGTGCCGAACTGCATTGTTGCTTTTTACCTCGCGTACAGGTTGGAGCGATGAATGTCATCCTCCACCAGTTCAATCCGAAAAAGGTGATGGAGCTAGTTGAGTCAGAGGGGATCACCAAGTTATTCGCTGCGCCTACGATGTGGAACATGATCATTCAGGAAAACCTGGCCGAGTATAAATTCCAGAGCCTGAAGCTAGGGCTATATGGAGCTGCTCCAATGGCGCCATCGCTTGTATATGCTTGTCAGGAAAAGCTGGGAATCCAGTTCATCCAAGCATATGGAATGACTGAAATGGGGCCAGCCATCACTTTCCTGATGGAAGATGATCAAATAAGGAAAGCGGGCTCTGCCGGCAAGCCATGTCCGGAACATGAAATCATCATTGTCCGCCCCAATGATGACGGGCCATCGGAGCCAGAGGAAGTATTGGAGCCAGGGCAAACGGGCGAAATTCTTGTGAAGGGTCCATGTATCATGCAAGGCTATTTTCGAAAGGATGCGGAGACGGAAAAAGCGCTTTATAAGGGCTGGTACCATTCCGGTGATATTGGTTACCTGGATGAAGATGGATATTTGTGGGTGAAGGACCGAGTGGATGACATGATCATTTCCGGGGGTGAAAATGTGTACCCGCGGGAAGTGGAAGATACACTTCATGGGCATCCTCAAGTGTTTGACTGTGCGGTACTCGGTCAACCGAATGAAAAATGGGGGGAAACGGTAACGGCGTTCATCGTAGCGAAAGGTTCCGGGTTAACGGAACTCGATTTAGAAAACTGGTGTAAGGAAAGTGATGCACTAGCTAATTATAAACGACCGAGAAGATATATATTCTGTGAAGAGCTGCCGCGAAATGCAAGTGGCAAGATACAAAAATTCCTGCTCCGTAAACAGCTGGAGAATATCGCTAACGACAAAGGGTTGGGAAATCTCCATTTCTAA
- a CDS encoding MerR family transcriptional regulator translates to MYTISELAQEFELTTRTLRYYEELGMLKPKRTESRKRAYGKKEYAQLKIIMRGKKYGFSLAEIKDIVLLFDEDRTGIKQLEKTIDTAGQKLHEINERIKELNELKEDFEQMIQGFNKNLHDLKMNENLIRSQI, encoded by the coding sequence ATGTACACCATTTCTGAGTTAGCGCAAGAATTCGAATTGACGACAAGGACGCTCCGGTATTATGAGGAACTAGGCATGCTAAAGCCAAAACGTACAGAATCAAGAAAAAGGGCGTATGGAAAGAAAGAGTATGCCCAACTCAAAATCATCATGCGTGGAAAAAAATATGGGTTCTCGTTAGCGGAAATAAAGGATATTGTCCTTTTGTTTGATGAGGACAGGACAGGCATCAAGCAATTGGAAAAAACGATTGACACGGCAGGACAGAAATTACACGAAATAAATGAGCGCATTAAAGAGTTGAATGAATTGAAAGAGGATTTTGAACAGATGATCCAAGGATTCAATAAAAACCTTCATGACTTGAAAATGAACGAAAACCTGATCAGGTCACAAATTTAA
- a CDS encoding universal stress protein produces the protein MICSKILVAYDESELALKSLEKAIELAKLDPAIEVQVLHAVTLPIKSNIYGNAFQEIEESMRKYGNEVIGKAEALLSEIPNASQTFVVEGSAITALLEHAKSHNCDLIIMGSRGLSGFKEFLGSVSHYIVQHSSVPVLLVK, from the coding sequence ATGATTTGTTCAAAAATATTAGTAGCTTATGATGAGTCTGAATTGGCACTTAAATCTTTAGAAAAGGCGATAGAGTTAGCGAAGCTTGATCCGGCCATTGAAGTGCAGGTGCTTCACGCTGTTACACTACCGATCAAATCAAATATTTACGGCAATGCCTTTCAGGAAATAGAAGAATCGATGCGCAAATATGGCAATGAAGTGATAGGAAAAGCGGAAGCCCTATTATCGGAAATTCCGAATGCTTCCCAAACATTTGTCGTCGAGGGGTCTGCCATCACGGCCTTATTGGAACATGCAAAATCCCATAACTGTGACCTTATCATCATGGGCAGCCGCGGATTAAGCGGATTCAAGGAATTCCTCGGCAGCGTGAGCCATTACATCGTTCAGCATTCGTCTGTGCCTGTCCTATTAGTTAAATAA
- a CDS encoding thiolase family protein, translating into MREVVIVEGIRTPVGRRNGVLKDIRPDDLAGEVLKKLMEKVDIDPALVDDVILGCVSQSGEQAGDIARVAALIAGYPIEVPGTTIDRQCGSSQQAVHFASQAILSGDMDVVVAGGVENMSRVPMGSNYQGATTSQKYSDSYEVINQGISAERIAKKWGITREDCDQFSVTSHAKAIRAQKEGHFEREMISVIGTDKEGNHLEVTEDQGPRSGTTLEVLSGLKPVFQENGLIHAGNSSQISDGAAALLLMERSKAEELGLKPRFKVHTRVVVGSDPTLMLTGPIPATQKALEKAGLSIDDIDIFEVNEAFAPVPIAWLKETGADQKKLNPNGGAIALGHPLGGSGARIMVSMIHELERTGGRYGLQTMCEGHGMANATIIERLD; encoded by the coding sequence ATGCGCGAAGTGGTTATCGTAGAAGGGATTCGGACTCCAGTAGGCAGACGGAACGGTGTCTTGAAAGACATTCGCCCGGATGATCTGGCAGGGGAAGTATTGAAGAAGCTCATGGAAAAAGTGGATATTGATCCTGCCCTTGTCGATGATGTCATTTTAGGATGCGTTTCACAGTCTGGGGAGCAGGCTGGCGATATAGCTCGGGTTGCTGCATTGATTGCCGGGTATCCGATTGAGGTGCCGGGAACGACAATCGATCGTCAATGCGGCTCAAGTCAACAGGCCGTTCATTTTGCTTCCCAGGCCATCTTGTCGGGGGATATGGATGTAGTAGTGGCGGGCGGGGTCGAAAACATGTCCCGAGTCCCAATGGGTTCGAATTACCAAGGGGCAACAACGAGTCAAAAGTATTCGGACAGCTATGAGGTGATCAACCAAGGGATATCTGCTGAAAGGATAGCAAAGAAGTGGGGGATCACACGGGAGGATTGCGATCAATTTTCCGTTACGAGCCATGCCAAAGCGATACGTGCTCAAAAAGAAGGACATTTCGAACGTGAAATGATTTCCGTTATCGGTACCGATAAAGAAGGGAATCATCTTGAAGTTACGGAGGATCAAGGTCCTAGAAGCGGAACTACTCTGGAAGTACTCTCAGGCCTGAAGCCCGTTTTTCAAGAAAATGGGTTAATTCACGCAGGCAACTCAAGTCAAATCAGTGATGGTGCCGCCGCTTTATTATTGATGGAGCGCAGTAAAGCCGAAGAACTTGGCTTGAAACCACGATTTAAGGTGCATACGAGGGTCGTCGTCGGCTCAGATCCCACGCTGATGCTGACCGGACCGATCCCCGCCACACAAAAAGCATTGGAAAAAGCGGGACTTTCCATTGATGATATCGATATTTTTGAAGTGAATGAGGCTTTTGCTCCTGTACCGATTGCGTGGCTTAAAGAAACCGGGGCGGATCAGAAGAAGCTGAATCCCAATGGCGGGGCAATTGCCTTAGGACATCCTCTTGGTGGCAGTGGTGCGCGGATCATGGTATCGATGATTCATGAGCTGGAAAGGACAGGCGGGCGCTATGGGCTGCAAACAATGTGTGAGGGACATGGGATGGCCAACGCCACGATCATTGAAAGATTGGATTGA
- a CDS encoding LysR family transcriptional regulator, producing MDIKHLQYFIEVTNFNNFTRAADHLFITQPAISKMIKNLEIELGVELFDRSRKQLILTDAGRVVLEQAKLIDKAFRNLETEVDNLLGLKKGHIRIGLPPIIDASFFPQILSRFHEQYPNITFQLVEDGSKKIEESVQKDQIDIGVIVLPTNTSLFHHFSFLEEDINLIVYPSHPFANRQEIDLAELENESFILFNKDYVLRDLIISSCSEAGFSPHIVTESSRWDFIEEMVYCKLGVALLPESLCRHDERVRSIKVKQPSISWKLGFIWSKDHYLSYAAKEWLKYTKEALNNKE from the coding sequence ATGGATATTAAACATTTACAATATTTTATTGAGGTAACTAATTTTAATAATTTCACTCGGGCAGCCGATCATTTATTCATTACGCAGCCGGCCATCAGCAAAATGATTAAAAACCTTGAAATCGAGCTGGGCGTCGAGCTTTTTGATCGTTCGCGCAAGCAATTGATTCTGACCGATGCAGGCAGGGTTGTCTTGGAGCAGGCAAAGTTGATTGATAAAGCCTTTCGAAATCTGGAAACGGAAGTGGACAATTTGCTAGGCTTGAAAAAGGGACATATTCGCATCGGATTGCCCCCCATCATCGACGCTTCTTTCTTTCCCCAGATTCTTAGCCGGTTTCATGAGCAATATCCCAATATAACCTTTCAGTTAGTGGAGGATGGTTCAAAGAAAATTGAAGAGTCCGTCCAAAAGGACCAAATAGATATAGGCGTGATCGTCCTGCCGACCAACACCTCACTTTTCCACCATTTTTCTTTTTTGGAAGAAGACATTAACTTGATTGTGTACCCTTCCCATCCATTTGCCAATCGGCAAGAAATCGATTTGGCCGAGCTGGAAAACGAGTCCTTCATCTTATTCAACAAAGATTACGTCCTCCGGGATCTTATCATTTCTTCCTGTAGTGAGGCCGGCTTTTCTCCACATATCGTCACGGAAAGCTCACGCTGGGATTTCATCGAAGAAATGGTTTACTGCAAGCTTGGCGTTGCTCTTTTACCTGAAAGCTTGTGCCGGCATGATGAACGCGTGAGGTCGATAAAGGTTAAACAACCATCCATTAGCTGGAAGCTTGGCTTCATTTGGAGCAAGGACCATTACCTGTCATACGCCGCAAAAGAATGGCTGAAATATACGAAGGAAGCGCTCAACAATAAGGAGTGA